One Lagopus muta isolate bLagMut1 chromosome 10, bLagMut1 primary, whole genome shotgun sequence DNA segment encodes these proteins:
- the ST8SIA2 gene encoding alpha-2,8-sialyltransferase 8B isoform X2 gives MPLPCRGWTLALLTLLVGFLIFADISEIEEENGAEVVINDSSSPAVVDRSNESIKHNIKPASSKWRHNQTLSLKIRKQILKFLDAEKDISVLKGTLKPGDIIHYVFDRDSTMNVSQNLYELLPRTSPLKGKQFPSCAIVGNSGVLLGSGCGPEIDTHSFVIRCNLAPVQEYSQDVGTKTDLVTMNPSVIQRAFEDLVNETWREKLLQRLHSLNGSILWIPAFMAKGGKERVEWVNELILKHHINVRTAYPSLRLLHAVRGYWLTNKVHIKRPTTGLLMYTLATRFCNRIHLYGFWPFPLDQNQQPVKYHYYDSLKYGYTSQASPHTMPLEFKALKTLHQQGALKLTVGECEGDT, from the exons ATGCCGCTGCCGTGCCGGGGCTGGACGCTGGCTTTGCTCACGCTGCTCGTCGGCTTCCTCATCTTCGCCGACATCTCGGAGATCGAGGAGGAGAACGG AGCTGAAGTAGTAATAAATGACTCTTCATCTCCAGCTGTTGTTGACAGAAGTAATGAAAGCATTAAGCACAACATTAAACCAGCCTCATCCAAATGGAGACACAACCAGACACTCTCTTTGAAGATCAG GAAACAGATCTTGAAGTTCCTGGATGCAGAGAAGGACATTTCCGTGCTGAAGGGGACACTGAAGCCTGGGGACATCATCCACTACGTCTTTGACAGGGACAGCACCATGAACGTCTCGCAGAACCTGTATGAGCTGCTGCCCCGCACCTCTCCCCTCAAGGGCAAGCAGTTCCCCTCCTGTGCCATCGTAGGCAACTCaggggtgctgctgggcagcgGCTGTGGCCCTGAGATCGACACACACAGCTTTGTCATCAG GTGCAACCTGGCTCCTGTTCAGGAGTACTCGCAGGACGTGGGCACGAAAACGGACCTGGTGACCATGAATCCATCAGTCATCCAGCGAGCCTTCGAGGACCTGGTGAATGAGACGTGGCgggagaagctgctgcagcGCCTGCACAGCCTCAACGGCAGCATCCTCTGGATCCCTGCCTTCATGGCCAAGGGGGGCAAGGAGCGCGTGGAGTGGGTTAACGAGCTCATCCTGAAACACCACATCAACGTCAGGACTGCCTACCCCTCACTGCGCCTGCTGCACGCCGTCCGGGG GTACTGGCTGACCAACAAGGTGCACATCAAGCGACCCACCACTGGCCTCCTCATGTACACCTTGGCCACTCGCTTCTGCAACCGCATCCATCTCTACGGATTTTGGCCGTTCCCCCTGGACCAGAACCAGCAGCCAGTCAAGTACCACTACTATGACAGCCTGAAGTACGGCTACACCTCGCAGGCCAGCCCGCACACCATGCCCTTGGAGTTCAAAGCCTTAAAGACTCTGCACCAGCAGGGAGCCTTGAAGCTGACTGTAGGGGAATGCGAGGGGGACACGTAG
- the ST8SIA2 gene encoding alpha-2,8-sialyltransferase 8B isoform X1 — MPLPCRGWTLALLTLLVGFLIFADISEIEEENGSSGGRGTIRSAVNSLHSKSNRAEVVINDSSSPAVVDRSNESIKHNIKPASSKWRHNQTLSLKIRKQILKFLDAEKDISVLKGTLKPGDIIHYVFDRDSTMNVSQNLYELLPRTSPLKGKQFPSCAIVGNSGVLLGSGCGPEIDTHSFVIRCNLAPVQEYSQDVGTKTDLVTMNPSVIQRAFEDLVNETWREKLLQRLHSLNGSILWIPAFMAKGGKERVEWVNELILKHHINVRTAYPSLRLLHAVRGYWLTNKVHIKRPTTGLLMYTLATRFCNRIHLYGFWPFPLDQNQQPVKYHYYDSLKYGYTSQASPHTMPLEFKALKTLHQQGALKLTVGECEGDT, encoded by the exons ATGCCGCTGCCGTGCCGGGGCTGGACGCTGGCTTTGCTCACGCTGCTCGTCGGCTTCCTCATCTTCGCCGACATCTCGGAGATCGAGGAGGAGAACGG GAGTTCTGGAGGCAGAGGTACAATCAGATCAGCTGTGAACAGCTTACATAGCAAATCTAATAG AGCTGAAGTAGTAATAAATGACTCTTCATCTCCAGCTGTTGTTGACAGAAGTAATGAAAGCATTAAGCACAACATTAAACCAGCCTCATCCAAATGGAGACACAACCAGACACTCTCTTTGAAGATCAG GAAACAGATCTTGAAGTTCCTGGATGCAGAGAAGGACATTTCCGTGCTGAAGGGGACACTGAAGCCTGGGGACATCATCCACTACGTCTTTGACAGGGACAGCACCATGAACGTCTCGCAGAACCTGTATGAGCTGCTGCCCCGCACCTCTCCCCTCAAGGGCAAGCAGTTCCCCTCCTGTGCCATCGTAGGCAACTCaggggtgctgctgggcagcgGCTGTGGCCCTGAGATCGACACACACAGCTTTGTCATCAG GTGCAACCTGGCTCCTGTTCAGGAGTACTCGCAGGACGTGGGCACGAAAACGGACCTGGTGACCATGAATCCATCAGTCATCCAGCGAGCCTTCGAGGACCTGGTGAATGAGACGTGGCgggagaagctgctgcagcGCCTGCACAGCCTCAACGGCAGCATCCTCTGGATCCCTGCCTTCATGGCCAAGGGGGGCAAGGAGCGCGTGGAGTGGGTTAACGAGCTCATCCTGAAACACCACATCAACGTCAGGACTGCCTACCCCTCACTGCGCCTGCTGCACGCCGTCCGGGG GTACTGGCTGACCAACAAGGTGCACATCAAGCGACCCACCACTGGCCTCCTCATGTACACCTTGGCCACTCGCTTCTGCAACCGCATCCATCTCTACGGATTTTGGCCGTTCCCCCTGGACCAGAACCAGCAGCCAGTCAAGTACCACTACTATGACAGCCTGAAGTACGGCTACACCTCGCAGGCCAGCCCGCACACCATGCCCTTGGAGTTCAAAGCCTTAAAGACTCTGCACCAGCAGGGAGCCTTGAAGCTGACTGTAGGGGAATGCGAGGGGGACACGTAG